The following are from one region of the Nicotiana tomentosiformis chromosome 7, ASM39032v3, whole genome shotgun sequence genome:
- the LOC104112043 gene encoding protein DAY-LENGTH-DEPENDENT DELAYED-GREENING 1, chloroplastic — MSLMSTSMVLCQNLLSFKESTSSFNSVFLYKNSIAVSWRRRKSFGVTPNAKKKQSKKKSWWRKFFLEDDGNWWGLKDEDLLDGLESEGLGSDDDELSENEKFEAWKRRAEAIMELREAQEDIKNEENKRWEDWLVDGSTVDLGNGSSWVSDSNDTIGKSEDNKMQEDPSELIPGRGLVKSVRDMIIGREDDDMLYEDRIFQYASFNSAKFLAVLIIVPWALDFVVHDYVLMPFLDRYVKTVPLAAQMLDVRRNQKLEMVKELKTEQARYRFEVEIGKSPPLSEKELYLELRHKALELRDEWRLENRKAFANIWSDFVFGVSLFILLYFNESKVKLLKFTGYKILNNVSDTGKAFLIILVTDIFLGYHSESGWQTLLEVLVEHYGIEVDPAMITLFVCLVPVIIDACVKLWMFKFLPRLSPSVSNIFREMTRH, encoded by the exons ATGTCCTTAATGAGCACTTCAATGGTCTTATGTCAAAATTTATTATCTTTCAAGGAAAGTACTAGCTCTTTTAACTCAGTATTTCTTTATAAAAATTCAATTGCTGTTAGTTGGAGGAGGAGGAAATCTTTTGGGGTTACTCCAAATGCAAAGAAAAAGCAGTCAAAGAAGAAAAGCTGGTGGAGAAAGTTCTTTCTTGAAGATGATGGGAATTGGTGGGGATTAAAGGATGAGGATTTGCTTGATGGACTTGAATCTGAAGGCTTAGGTAGTGATGATGATGAGTTATCAGAGAATGAAAAGTTTGAAGCTTGGAAAAGACGAGCCGAGGCGATAATGGAGTTAAGGGAAGCACAAGAAGATATAAAGAATGAGGAGAATAAGAGGTGGGAAGATTGGCTTGTGGATGGAAGTACAGTTGATTTAGGTAATGGTTCATCTTGGGTTTCAGATTCCAATGACACCATTGGAAAATCTGAAGATAATAAAATGCAGGAAGATCCTAGTGAATTGATACCTGGAAGGGGTTTAGTTAAATCCGTGAGGGATATGATAATCGGTAGGGAAGACGATGATATGCTATATGAAGATCGGATTTTTCAGTATGCTTCATTTAACTCT GCTAAGTTTTTGGCAGTGCTGATAATTGTCCCATGGGCTTTGGATTTTGTAGTTCATGATTATGTTCTTATGCCGTTTCTTGACAG ATATGTTAAGACTGTACCTTTAGCAGCACAGATGCTTGATGTCAGAAGAAACCAAAAGCTTGAAATGGTTAAGGAACTGAAGACTGAGCAAGCGCGCTACCGCTTTGAGGTTGAGATTGGTAAATCTCCACCTTTGTCTGAAAAAGAGCTGTATCTGGAGCTACGACACAAAGC GTTAGAGTTGCGGGACGAGTGGAGGTTAGAAAATCGAAAGGCATTTGCTAATATATGGTCGGACTTTGTCTTTGGGGTCTCATTATTCATTCTTTTGTACTTCAATGAGAGTAAA GTGAAGCTACTCAAATTTACTGGTTACAAGATATTAAACAATGTCTCGGATACCGGCAAGGCGTTTCTGATTATTCTGGTTACTGATATCTTTTTGGG GTATCATTCTGAATCTGGTTGGCAGACTTTGCTCGAGGTCCTTGTGGAGCATTATGGCATTGAAGTTGATCCAGCAATGATAACCTTATTTGTCTGCCTGGTTCCAGTTATAATTGATGCCTGTGTGAAGCTTTGG ATGTTTAAGTTCTTGCCGAGATTATCACCTAGCGTGTCCAATATTTTCCGGGAAATGACGAGGCATTAG
- the LOC104112050 gene encoding uncharacterized protein, which translates to MKPVVGTVVSNKMQKSVVVAVDRLFHNKLYNRYVKRTSKFMAHDQNDECNIGDRVKLDHSRPLSKRKHWVVSVILRRARIYVPPPKSSSETDSKTGVSANAN; encoded by the exons ATGAAACCGGTGGTGGGAACAGTAGTGTCAAACAAAATGCAGAAATCAGTAGTGGTGGCTGTAGATAGACTCTTCCACAACAAGCTTTATAATCGCTATGTGAAGCGCACCTCTAAATTCATGGCTCATGACCAGAACGACGAATGCAACATCGGCGACCGC GTAAAGTTAGATCATTCAAGACCATTGAGCAAGCGTAAGCACTGGGTTGTTTCTGTAATTTTGAGAAGAGCTAGAATTTATGTACCTCCACCAAAATCCAGCTCTGAGACTGATAGTAAGACGGGAGTGTCTGCCAATGCTAATTAG
- the LOC104112059 gene encoding pentatricopeptide repeat-containing protein At4g31070, mitochondrial, with the protein MGKLIGRSLSTLASSSSFSDIHNTINQLVLKGQYDQALELYSAKVHCFSNSHANTTFLLPSIIKACAHLKTHQFFGCQLHCYVLKNGYSSESTISNSLISMYAKFSDTKSAYQLFDTMPKRDTISCNSMINCYYQNGYLFQSLELFKDMYVQGFTPKPELMACILSACVETKNLKLGRAIHALTIVDERIENSIFFLTALVDFHWKCREPDSAYHVFQRMEVRNEVSWTAMISGCIAEELYAKALELFRTMQVEDIKPNRVTLTSILPVCAELGAVKYGKEIHGYAFRHGFDSDSQFSSAIVHMYSQCGETLWGIKKIFNGSTKKDVVLWTAIITSYSRNKSRCREAIELFNEMQLSGIRPNDVTLLAVISACTNLLSVSHGRGMHGYVFRSGLNSRLFIGNSFINMYSKCGFLMDSAQVFQEMAIRDSASWSALVSAYGTHGFGDKALDLFHEMKESGIKIDSIALLTVLSACNHCGLFEEGKKLFDEASKDKSFSMTVELYACYIDLLGRAGKLEDASEVISRMPMKPSNRIWSSLIASCKLHGRLEVAEHLAHRLTNSEPGNAANFALLSLVYAESENWPGVEDVRREMKERKLRKSYGFSRIEIDE; encoded by the coding sequence ATGGGAAAACTAATCGGAAGATCACTATCAACTTTAGCATCATCATCATCCTTTTCAGATATTCACAACACGATCAATCAATTGGTTCTGAAGGGACAATATGATCAAGCGCTTGAACTTTACAGTGCAAAAGTTCACTGCTTTTCCAACTCCCATGCAAATACCACCTTCCTTCTTCCTTCAATCATCAAGGCTTGTGCTCATTTGAAAACCCATCAATTCTTCGGCTGTCAGCTTCACTGCTATGTACTTAAAAATGGGTATTCTTCAGAATCCACAATATCCAATTCTCTTATATCaatgtatgcaaaattctctgaTACAAAATCTGCATACCAACTGTTTGATACAATGCCGAAGAGAGATACCATCTCCTGCAATTCCATGATAAATTGCTATTATCAAAATGGGTATTTATTTCAGTCATTGGAGTTGTTTAAGGATATGTATGTACAGGGTTTTACGCCAAAGCCTGAGTTAATGGCTTGCATTTTATCTGCATGTGTTGAGACCAAGAATTTGAAACTAGGAAGAGCTATCCATGCTCTTACAATAGTTGATGAAAGAATAGAAAATTCAATTTTCTTTCTAACTGCATTGGTAGACTTCCATTGGAAATGTCGTGAGCCTGATTCGGCTTACCATGTTTTTCAGAGAATGGAAGTGAGAAACGAGGTATCATGGACTGCAATGATATCTGGATGCATAGCTGAGGAGTTGTATGCCAAAGCACTTGAATTATTTCGCACAATGCAGGTGGAAGATATTAAACCAAATAGAGTTACATTGACTAGTATATTACCAGTTTGTGCTGAGTTGGGTGCAGTAAAGTATGGAAAAGAGATTCATGGATATGCATTTCGCCATGGATTTGACTCGGATTCTCAATTTTCATCTGCTATTGTACACATGTATTCTCAATGTGGGGAAACATTGTGGGGTATAAAGAAAATATTCAACGGTTCAACTAAAAAAGATGTGGTATTGTGGACTGCTATCATAACAAGCTATTCTCGAAATAAATCTAGATGTCGAGAAGCTATAGAGCTTTTCAATGAGATGCAGCTGAGTGGAATTCGACCAAATGATGTTACTTTATTGGCGGTAATCTCTGCTTGTACTAATCTGTTATCAGTATCTCATGGCCGAGGAATGCATGGCTATGTTTTTAGAAGTGGTCTTAATTCACGGTTGTTCATTGGTAACTCCTTCATAAATATGTACTCAAAATGTGGTTTTCTTATGGACTCTGCTCAAGTTTTCCAAGAGATGGCTATAAGAGATTCTGCATCATGGAGTGCATTAGTCAGTGCTTATGGGACTCATGGTTTTGGAGATAAAGCCTTGGATCTTTTTCATGAGATGAAAGAGAGTGGGATAAAGATTGATTCCATTGCATTACTTACAGTTTTATCAGCTTGTAATCACTGTGGTCTTTTTGAGGAGGGAAAAAAGCTCTTTGATGAAGCGTCAAAGGATAAGAGCTTCTCAATGACTGTGGAGCTCTATGCTTGCTACATTGATCTCCTGGGAAGGGCAGGTAAGCTAGAAGATGCTAGTGAAGTCATTAGCAGAATGCCTATGAAACCTAGCAACAGAATTTGGAGTTCACTGATTGCGTCTTGTAAATTACATGGAAGACTGGAAGTTGCAGAACATTTGGCTCACAGACTCACCAACTCTGAACCCGGAAATGCTGCTAATTTTGCTTTATTAAGCTTGGTATATGCTGAATCTGAAAACTGGCCTGGAGTGGAAGATGTAAGGCgagaaatgaaagaaagaaagctAAGAAAAAGCTACGGGTTCAGCAGAATTGAGATAGATGAATAG
- the LOC104112066 gene encoding glucan endo-1,3-beta-glucosidase 6-like — MGSFAFSKSFGVLCLVTLLMVSILHLVSGIGANWGTQSTHNLPPEIVVKMLKDNGFQKVKLFDADYDTLKALGNSGIEVMVGIPNDMLTTLGSLKAAEKWVPKNVSVHLSDNNVNIRYVAVGNEPFLETYNGSYLRTTFPALQNVQTALVKAGHGDQVKVTVPLNADVYESASSLPSGGDFRADIHDFVIQIVKILSDNGCPFTINIYPFISLYTDSNFPVEYAFFDGNATPLNDGGTIYTNMFDANHDTLVWALKKNGFGNLPIIVGEIGWPTDGDRNANLQLAQRFNQGFMAHISEGKGTPMRPGPVDAYLFSLVDEDAKSIQPGNFERHWGIFTYDGRPKYSLNLGTTNSGSLVPASNVKYLERK; from the exons ATGGGATCTTTTGCTTTTTCTAAGTCATTTGGGGTGTTATGTCTTGTAACCTTGTTAATGGTTTCCATATTGCATTTAGTTAGTGGGATAGGTGCCAATTGGGGTACTCAATCAACACACAATTTGCCCCCTGAGATAGTAGTCAAAATGCTAAAGGACAATGGGTTCCAAAAGGTTAAGCTTTTTGATGCTGATTATGACACACTTAAGGCTTTGGGCAATTCTGGCATTGAAGTTATGGTTGGTATTCCTAATGACATGCTTACAACCTTAGGTAGCTTGAAAGCTGCTGAGAAATGGGTTCCCAAGAATGTATCTGTCCATCTCTCTGACAACAATGTGAACATCAG GTACGTTGCAGTTGGAAATGAGCCTTTCTTGGAAACATATAATGGAAGTTATCTAAGAACAACTTTTCCTGCTCTACAAAATGTCCAAACTGCACTCGTAAAGGCTGGCCATGGTGATCAAGTGAAGGTCACCGTCCCCCTCAATGCCGATGTTTATGAGAGTGCTAGTAGCTTGCCATCAGGTGGTGATTTTAGAGCAGACATCCATGACTTTGTGATCCAAATAGTCAAGATCTTAAGCGATAATGGTTGCCCTTTTACTATCAATATCTACCCATTCATAAGCCTCTATACAGATTCCAACTTTCCGGTTGAATATGCATTCTTTGATGGAAATGCAACACCTCTAAACGATGGCGGGACAATCTACACCAACATGTTTGATGCAAATCATGACACTCTcgtgtgggctttaaagaagaaTGGGTTCGGGAACTTACCTATTATAGTCGGAGAAATTGGTTGGCCCACAGATGGGGACCGCAATGCTAACTTACAATTAGCGCAGCGTTTCAACCAAGGGTTCATGGCTCATATATCAGAAGGAAAAGGCACCCCTATGAGGCCTGGGCCTGTTGATGCCTATCTGTTTAGTTTAGTTGATGAGGATGCAAAAAGTATCCAACCTGGGAATTTCGAACGTCACTGGGGAATATTCACCTATGATGGGCGACCAAAATACTCACTAAACCTTGGCACCACAAATTCTGGATCTTTAGTTCCAGCTAGTAATGTGAagtatttggaaagaaaatag
- the LOC104112074 gene encoding RNA pseudouridine synthase 3, mitochondrial, which translates to MRWDKDVSRCLLFLVRRYSRSVGHSALANRGQPVIRVSNSITHLGRPKEGAKPSQLLSLPPFPGHPLLGKKAATSPDQPSRHVTAISWIKYYFDEIPGSVIQSHFNKGLVQLEFNESSTSKEGQTRLLRKIKHSEVMEVGARVYVPISVAETKISKRYDVIPSGTLYPNADEIAYLQRLVFYKDPALIVLNKPPKLPVKGNLPVHNSMDALAAAALSYEYDEGPRLVHRLDRESSGLHLMGRTEESISHLHLLFSNAKRSKSLSKAWNDACGSTYQRYWALVIGSPKEKEGIISAPLTKVLLDDGRTERVMLAQHSGLEASEEAITEYRLLGPMINGCSWIELRPHTSRKHQLRVHCAEALGTPIVGDYKYGWFVHRKWKQMPRVDVEPTTGKPYRLKRPEGLDVQKGSVLSKVPLLHLHCRELVLPNIAKFIELHSRKTRTRCLNADNSSKPDLLRFVAPMPSHMKISWKLMSSYLI; encoded by the exons ATGAGGTGGGACAAAGATGTGAGTCGTTGCTTACTCTTTTTGGTCAGGCGCTACTCTAGATCTGTGGGCCATTCTGCATTAGCAAATCGTGGTCAACCTGTGATTCGAGTGTCAAACAGTATAACACATCTGGGCCGTCCAAAGGAGGGTGCAAAGCCTAGTCAGCTATTGTCTTTGCCCCCATTTCCTGGCCATCCTTTGCTGGGAAAGAAAGCGGCCACCAGTCCTGACCAACCATCTCGTCATGTTACTGCCATTAGCTGGATCAAATACTATTTTGATGAGATACCAGGCTCGGTCATCCAATCCCATTTTAATAAGGGTCTT GTTCAGTTAGAGTTTAATGAGTCATCTACAAGCAAGGAAGGACAAACAAGATTGCTGAGAAAG ATTAAGCATTCTGAGGTCATGGAAGTTGGTGCAAGAGTTTATGTGCCCATATCTGTTGCTGAAACAAAAATCTCAAAACGATATGATGTTATACCTAGTGGCACTTTGTACCCCAATGCTGATGAGATAGCGTACTTGCAAAGGCTTGTATTTTACAAG GACCCTGCCTTAATTGTGCTAAACAAGCCCCCTAAACTGCCTGTGAAG GGAAACCTTCCCGTGCATAATAGCATGGATGCCTTGGCAGCTGCAGCATTGTCCTATGAATATGACGAGGGTCCTAGGCTG GTACATCGTCTTGATAGAGAGAGCAGTGGCCTTCATTTAATGGGAAGAACAGAAGAAAGTATCTCCCACCTTCATTTGTTGTTCAGCAACGCAAAAAGGTCCAAGTCCCTGTCTAAG GCATGGAATGATGCATGTGGATCAACGTATCAGAGGTATTGGGCGTTGGTAATAGGTTCCCCCAAGGAGAAGGAAGGCATAATCTCTGCACCACTTACAAAG GTGCTTCTTGATGATGGTAGAACTGAGAGAGTCATGTTGGCTCAGCACTCAGGATTAGAAGCTTCTGAGGAGGCTATTACAGAATATCGGTTGCTTGGTCCAATGATCAATGGATGCTCATGGATTGAGTTGCGCCCTCATACAAGTAGAAAACATCAG CTTCGAGTCCATTGTGCTGAAGCACTTGGAACTCCAATTGTGGGTGACTACAAATACGGTTGGTTTGTTCATCGGAAATGGAAGCAGATGCCAAGAGTAGATGTTGAGCCTACAACAGGGAAACCCTACAGATTAAAGAGGCCGGAAGGTTTGGATGTTCAGAAAGGAAGTGTCTTATCTAAGGTTCCTTTATTACATCTGCATTGTAGAGAGCTTGTGCTCCCGAACATTGCCAAGTTTATTGAGCTTCACAGTCGAAAAACAAGAACTCGCTGTTTAAAtgcagataatagctcaaaaccAGATCTCCTTCGGTTTGTAGCAccaatgccatctcatatgaaAATTAGTTGGAAGCTTATGTCCTCTTACTTGATATGA
- the LOC104112100 gene encoding protein REPRESSOR OF SILENCING 3 produces MIQLTNSSVESVIYPFFFLNKGVLGFRPELVAWDMAVPAEMAKAEGGDASTIRIYVGGLGECVTAEDLKKTFSTPQLGKVESMDIVRTKGRSFAYLELLPSSDKSLAKLFSTYNGCMWKGGRLRIEKAKEHFFLRLKREWEEDAALATTSAHLPDTEEVSHLAATAAEMTKSLKYQKKGSKMDEMQLRMYFPKLGKLKSVPFRGTGKHKYSFQRVEVPSFPIHFCDCEEHSGPPDTTKQKSFCDYDSKNGGMDEKELNIMNSVLNKIFEREKYSQQDPRDFKLSKEVRSSNVTVDHLKNDKNLVNQEMEDDDNLILNVVAGANDRATVLKNPTQEAMTATQDNENSVDQEMDEDDDNLIINVVAGANDKTTMFKDPTQEAIAAIQNSLSKESQLATDKQRQGRKMSSNRKRKAPSENEDGEAHTLPSKPEAKRKAHSGNSSATFPKKSPWKDLVSTSSGATFSVSDILPSAIPGKEMRSGSEGVSVSSDKKDEKVSYQHDKKDLASASSGATSNVSDILPSDIPGKEMRFTSEGVSVSSDKKDEKVSDQHDKKDLVSASSGAMFSVSDILPSAIPGKEMQSGSEGVGEKDEKVSNQHEELGKVAEDSTDNVDAPVDLYARGAAWRQKLSWTELVRDTTRSSFSISQFFPKPELAVMGETLKMQKSSSTGKSDFQHISTSEEGTKADALSVPGIGNGGTIVEEQKNVHLSKELPHLENYQQKEEVMNEGLAPTPEKKHVSAPKQEFVGDTSFSDTCSFMRSAASMKEWTKTKAALSGSLKKKANDKK; encoded by the exons ATGATTCAGCTGACAAACTCTAGTGTGGAAAGTGTAATTTACCCTTTCTTTTTCCTCAACAAAGGCGTATTAGGTTTTAGACCAGAGCTTGTTGCGTGGGACATGGCGGTACCGGCAGAGATGGCGAAGGCCGAAGGCGGCGATGCATCAACCATAAGGATATATGTAGGAGGTTTAGGCGAATGTGTGACGGCGGAGGATTTGAAGAAGACATTCTCAACACCACAACTCGGAAAAGTGGAATCTATGGACATCGTTCGAACCAAAGGCCGCAGCTTTGCTTACTTGGAATTACTTCCTTCTTCCGATAAATCCTTAGCCAAGCTTTTCAGCACG TATAATGGATGCATGTGGAAAGGTGGGAGACTTAGAATAGAGAAGGCAAAGGAGCATTTTTTCCTTCGTTTGAAACGTGAGTGGGAAGAAGATGCTGCACTTGCCACTACTTCTGCCCATCTTCCCGATACAGAAGAAGTTTCCCATCTTGCCGCTACTGCAGCTGAAATGACAAAATCCCTTAAATATCAGAAGAAAGGGTCCAAGATGGATGAAATGCAGCTTCGGATGTACTTCCCTAAGTTAGGAAAG TTAAAATCAGTGCCTTTTAGAGGAACTGGCAAGCACAAATACAGTTTTCAGCGAGTGGAAGTTCCTTCATTTCCTATCCATTTTTGTGATTGTGAAGAGCACTCTGGTCCTCCTGATACAACCAAGCAAAAATCATTTTGTGATTATGACTCAAAGAATGGCGGAATGGATGAGAAAGAGCTGAACATTATGAACTCAGTGTTGAACAAAATTTTTGAGCGAGAGAAATACTCTCAGCAGGATCCTAGAGATTTTAAATTATCTAAGGAAGTTCGAAGCTCAAATGTTACAGTTGATCATTTGAAGAATGATAAGAATCTAGTCAACCAAGAAATGGAAGATGATGATAACCTCATTCTCAATGTGGTGGCTGGTGCAAATGATAGAGCCACTGTGTTAAAAAATCCCACACAGGAAGCAATGACAGCTACTCAGGATAATGAGAATTCTGTCGACCAAGAAATGGACGAAGATGATGATAACCTTATTATCAATGTAGTGGCTGGTGCAAATGATAAAACCACTATGTTCAAAGATCCAACCCAGGAAGCAATCGCAGCTATTCAG AATTCGCTATCCAAGGaatcacaacttgccacagatAAACAAAGGCAAGGAAGGAAGATGTCTTCCAACAGAAAGAGAAAAGCACCTTCAGAAAATGAAGATGGCGAGGCACATACTTTGCCATCTAAACCTGAAGCAAAGAGAAAAGCACATTCAGGAAATAGTAGTGCCACATTTCCAAAGAAGTCTCCATGGAAAGATCTCGTTAGTACAAGTAGTGGTGCTACGTTCAGTGTATCCGATATTCTGCCAAGTGCTATTCCTGGTAAAGAGATGCGGTCTGGCTCTGAAGGTGTTAGTGTGTCCTCTGACAAAAAAGATGAGAAAGTATCATATCAGCATGACAAAAAAGATCTCGCTAGTGCGAGTAGTGGTGCTACGTCCAATGTATCAGATATTCTGCCAAGTGATATTCCTGGTAAAGAGATGCGGTTTACCTCTGAAGGTGTTAGTGTGTCCTCTGACAAAAAAGATGAGAAAGTTTCAGATCAGCATGACAAAAAAGATCTCGTTAGTGCGAGTAGTGGTGCTATGTTCAGTGTATCAGATATTTTGCCAAGTGCTATTCCTGGTAAAGAGATGCAGTCTGGCTCTGAAGGTGTTGGCGAAAAAGATGAGAAAGTATCAAATCAGCATGAAGAGCTGGGTAAAGTTGctgaagattcaactgacaatGTAGATGCCCCTGTAGATCTTTATGCCAGAGGTGCTGCATGGCGACAAAAATTGTCGTGGACAGAGTTGGTTCGTGATACCACCAGAAGTTCTTTCAGCATTTCGCAGTTCTTTCCAAAACCAGAGTTGGCAGTGATGGGCGAGACTTTAAAGATGCAAAAATCTAGCAGCACAGGTAAAAGCGATTTCCAACATATTTCCACATCTGAGGAAGGGACCAAAGCTGATGCTCTCAGTGTCCCTGGAATTGGCAATGGGGGTACCATAGTAGAGGAGCAGAAGAATGTTCATCTCAGTAAAGAGCTTCCACATCTGGAAAATTATCAGCAGAAAGAAGAAGTAATGAATGAAGGCTTGGCTCCAACTCCTGAAAAGAAACACGTATCTGCACCAAAACAAGAATTTGTTGGAGATACTAGCTTCAGTGATACTTGTTCTTTCATGAGGAGTGCTGCTTCAATGAAAGAGTGGACAAAAACAAAAGCAGCATTGAGTGGGTCACTCAAGAAGAAGGCTAACGACAAAAAGTAG